The following proteins come from a genomic window of Flavobacteriales bacterium:
- the pseI gene encoding pseudaminic acid synthase, with the protein MKDIIIADHVIGSEKPPFVIAEMSANHNQSLENAIRIVEEVAKTGADAIKLQTYTPDTMTLKGALKIQDENSLWNGRELYDLYKEGSTPWEWHEKIFKRGRELGLVVFSTPFDHTSVDFLEGLNTEVYKIASFENTDVPLLRKVASTGKPVIMSTGTADLGDLHQAVAELRTHGCKDLVLLKCTSTYPADPSECHIRTIPHMRSLFGCHVGLSDHTKGIGVPVASVALGAVVVEKHVTLSRADGGIDSAFSLEPAELKSLVDECQRAYASLGRVNYDITSGEEKSMIFKRSIFLVNDLKKGEMINEKDIRVLRPGIGLSPRFYDLVVGKALKQDVKAGTPLSLEMI; encoded by the coding sequence ATGAAAGATATTATCATAGCGGATCACGTCATAGGCTCGGAGAAACCTCCGTTCGTTATCGCCGAGATGTCCGCAAACCATAACCAGTCGCTGGAAAATGCCATCCGGATCGTAGAAGAAGTAGCAAAAACCGGTGCGGATGCCATCAAGCTTCAAACCTATACGCCGGACACCATGACCCTGAAGGGGGCGCTGAAAATACAGGACGAGAATTCACTCTGGAATGGAAGGGAACTGTATGATCTTTATAAAGAAGGCAGCACCCCGTGGGAATGGCATGAGAAAATCTTCAAGAGGGGGAGGGAACTGGGACTCGTGGTTTTTAGCACACCGTTCGACCACACTTCCGTTGATTTCCTGGAAGGTTTGAATACGGAAGTTTATAAGATCGCTTCATTTGAAAATACCGATGTGCCGTTGCTCCGTAAGGTTGCATCTACCGGCAAACCCGTGATTATGTCCACGGGCACGGCAGATCTTGGCGACCTGCACCAGGCCGTCGCGGAACTGAGAACCCATGGTTGCAAAGACCTCGTTTTGCTGAAATGTACCAGCACCTACCCTGCGGATCCGAGTGAATGTCACATACGTACCATTCCCCATATGAGGTCTTTGTTCGGTTGTCATGTCGGTCTATCCGACCATACCAAAGGGATCGGTGTGCCTGTCGCCTCTGTTGCTCTGGGTGCAGTGGTCGTTGAGAAGCACGTGACATTGTCCCGGGCGGATGGTGGCATCGACAGTGCCTTCTCCCTGGAACCTGCCGAACTGAAGTCACTGGTGGATGAATGTCAACGGGCATATGCCTCTCTCGGAAGGGTTAATTATGATATCACCAGCGGGGAAGAGAAGAGTATGATCTTCAAGCGGTCGATTTTTTTGGTGAATGACCTGAAAAAGGGTGAGATGATCAATGAAAAGGATATCCGTGTGTTAAGACCGGGCATTGGCCTGTCTCCCAGATTTTATGATCTTGTAGTGGGCAAAGCCTTGAAGCAGGATGTGAAAGCGGGTACACCGTTGTCACTTGAAATGATCTGA
- the pseG gene encoding UDP-2,4-diacetamido-2,4,6-trideoxy-beta-L-altropyranose hydrolase: MSKKVFFKPALGSQIGLGHAYRCISLAGMLPQDFRSCVIIPDNQKQYAELFSGGMDEVRILASFQDMRSEAENLINHCLERGSIIVLDGYEFDVSYQQVLKDTGVFVVSVDDFGEGRFVSDVVINHGCLNPRYDLPSYTICCTGPEYFMGRKSFREAASNKRKTVHEVTDIFVCFGGADPLDLTMPTVKTLRKMVPESALHVVTGPDYQGLEKLSSFTVESGRVHLYRNLDAQGMLDVMKHCQTGVVAASSVAMEACCAGLGLLVVAYTENQYNIASMLSQLDMAVMLTLMDYSQWPGLLLNTTSFLDPNVIQKHLASQQQHMTDSRPRIAQVFNDLYQKSKSTAS; encoded by the coding sequence TGCTGCCTCAGGATTTTAGGTCATGCGTGATCATCCCGGACAATCAGAAGCAATATGCAGAACTGTTCTCCGGTGGGATGGATGAGGTGCGGATTCTTGCATCTTTTCAGGATATGCGATCAGAAGCTGAGAATCTGATCAATCATTGCTTAGAACGCGGAAGTATTATTGTTCTTGATGGATACGAGTTTGATGTTAGTTATCAGCAGGTGCTCAAAGACACCGGCGTTTTTGTTGTATCCGTTGATGACTTTGGCGAAGGCCGGTTTGTTTCAGATGTGGTGATTAATCATGGCTGCCTCAATCCAAGGTATGACCTGCCGTCTTATACCATCTGTTGTACCGGCCCTGAATACTTCATGGGAAGGAAGTCATTTCGCGAAGCAGCGAGCAACAAACGCAAAACAGTCCATGAGGTGACGGATATATTTGTGTGCTTTGGAGGAGCGGACCCCCTTGATCTCACCATGCCTACGGTGAAGACACTGCGTAAGATGGTGCCGGAGTCCGCATTGCATGTGGTTACGGGTCCCGACTACCAGGGACTGGAGAAGTTGAGTTCTTTCACTGTTGAATCAGGTCGTGTTCATCTCTACAGGAACCTTGATGCACAAGGCATGCTTGATGTGATGAAGCATTGTCAGACAGGTGTGGTGGCCGCAAGCAGTGTTGCTATGGAAGCATGTTGCGCCGGGTTGGGTTTGCTGGTGGTCGCCTATACGGAAAATCAATACAATATTGCTTCCATGCTCAGTCAGTTGGATATGGCGGTGATGCTTACATTGATGGACTATTCCCAATGGCCGGGACTGCTTTTAAACACTACCTCATTTCTGGATCCGAATGTGATACAAAAACATCTTGCATCACAACAGCAACATATGACGGACAGCAGGCCACGCATAGCACAGGTTTTTAATGACCTTTACCAAAAAAGTAAATCAACAGCATCCTAG